From one Flavobacterium sp. N502536 genomic stretch:
- a CDS encoding histidine decarboxylase, with the protein MTPISESLSIEDNQRLFDLNQYIENARDNFLGYPVSKDFDYSEISHFLKYPINNLGDPFEDCTYKVQTHELEREVVGFFAKLFRANPKDYWGYVTNGGSESNLYGLYLARELYPKAMVYYSESTHYSVRKNIHLLNIPSIVIRSQENGEIDYDDFENTLKLNRHKPAIVLTTFGTTMKEAKDDVSKIKNILKTLAIQDSYIHCDAALSGSYGAFMEPRLPFDFMDGADSISISGHKFIGSPIPTGVIITKRSNRDRISKGISYIGSLDTTITGSRNGHSPLFLWFTLKKLGIEGMKKRYLHSLEVAEYCEQRLKNMGIAAWRNPNSITVVFPKITEEVKSKWQLATEGDISHIICMPNVTKEQIDLFINDVENCIETRKKWRNSVGSVLK; encoded by the coding sequence ATGACACCTATCTCAGAATCACTATCCATAGAAGACAATCAACGTTTGTTTGATTTGAACCAATACATCGAAAATGCCAGAGATAATTTCTTAGGTTATCCGGTATCCAAAGATTTTGATTATTCGGAAATCAGTCATTTTTTAAAATATCCGATCAATAACCTTGGAGATCCTTTTGAAGATTGTACCTACAAAGTGCAGACACACGAACTGGAAAGAGAAGTGGTTGGTTTTTTTGCCAAATTATTCCGCGCCAATCCAAAAGATTATTGGGGGTATGTAACCAATGGTGGTTCTGAAAGTAATTTATACGGACTGTATCTTGCACGAGAGTTATATCCGAAAGCAATGGTGTATTACTCGGAATCAACCCATTACAGTGTGCGTAAAAACATTCATTTGCTCAATATTCCGAGTATCGTTATTCGTTCACAGGAAAATGGTGAAATCGATTATGATGATTTTGAAAATACTTTAAAACTGAATCGTCATAAACCGGCTATCGTACTCACTACTTTTGGTACTACCATGAAAGAAGCCAAAGATGACGTGTCAAAAATTAAGAATATTCTAAAAACATTAGCCATACAGGATAGCTACATTCATTGTGATGCAGCCCTATCCGGAAGTTATGGTGCTTTTATGGAGCCACGACTTCCTTTTGATTTTATGGACGGTGCGGACAGTATTTCTATCAGTGGACACAAATTTATAGGTTCGCCTATTCCAACTGGTGTTATTATCACGAAGCGTTCCAATAGGGATAGAATCTCAAAAGGAATATCGTATATCGGTTCCTTAGACACCACAATTACAGGATCCAGAAATGGTCACTCTCCTTTGTTTTTATGGTTTACCTTAAAAAAACTAGGTATTGAAGGTATGAAAAAGCGCTATTTACACAGTTTGGAAGTAGCGGAATACTGTGAGCAGCGATTAAAAAATATGGGGATTGCCGCCTGGAGAAACCCAAATTCGATCACAGTCGTTTTTCCAAAAATAACTGAAGAAGTTAAATCAAAATGGCAATTAGCCACTGAAGGCGATATTTCTCATATTATTTGCATGCCAAACGTGACCAAAGAACAAATCGATCTTTTCATCAACGACGTAGAAAATTGTATTGAAACCCGGAAGAAATGGCGGAATTCAGTTGGTAGTGTTTTGAAATAG
- a CDS encoding M20/M25/M40 family metallo-hydrolase, which yields MRKIIVSMFVLSQCFNVYGQSIDKIITNKEVTRIEKILSADDMQGRRTFTPGIEKASAFIESEFKEIGLQTFNAAANYRQEFSMTSSKAISSKITIDGKEINNNQVVTFSYLPQVSLTEKSDISVVKINKGDNIGEKFNEYYKSSKNLLVLVDSSFDKVLPNIQHIDRISATPGNNTVMFVFGTTEATTFSVELTNTVSKKTLNNVVGILPGKTKPNEYVIFSGHYDHLGIGSPEEGAPHPATDSIFNGANDDAAGTTAVIMLAKYFKKLNNNERTIIFTTFTAEELGGYGAKYFSKQLAPEKVIAMFNIEMIGTESKWGKNSAYITGYEKSNMGQILQTNLTGTNFKFYADPYPDQQLFYRSDNATLARLGVPAHTISTSKMDNELTYHTADDEFETLDIDNMTQIIKSIALSSSSIISGKDTPTRVNTTQLK from the coding sequence ATGAGAAAAATTATTGTAAGTATGTTTGTTCTAAGTCAATGTTTTAATGTATATGGACAATCGATAGATAAAATTATTACGAATAAGGAAGTAACTCGCATAGAGAAAATACTTTCGGCTGATGATATGCAGGGTAGAAGAACTTTTACTCCCGGTATTGAAAAAGCATCAGCTTTTATAGAATCAGAGTTTAAAGAAATTGGCTTGCAAACTTTCAATGCAGCAGCGAATTACAGACAAGAATTTTCGATGACTTCCTCTAAAGCCATTTCTTCAAAAATTACTATTGATGGCAAAGAAATAAATAACAATCAGGTTGTAACATTCTCCTACCTCCCTCAGGTTTCTTTAACCGAAAAAAGCGATATTTCTGTTGTAAAAATCAACAAAGGAGATAACATTGGCGAGAAATTTAATGAATATTATAAAAGTTCGAAAAATCTTTTGGTACTAGTTGACTCTTCATTTGATAAGGTTTTACCGAATATTCAACATATTGATCGAATCAGTGCGACTCCGGGGAACAATACGGTTATGTTTGTTTTTGGTACCACAGAAGCGACTACTTTTTCTGTTGAATTAACAAATACAGTCTCCAAAAAAACACTGAATAATGTTGTTGGAATATTACCCGGAAAAACCAAACCAAATGAGTATGTGATTTTTTCAGGGCATTATGACCACTTAGGAATAGGCTCTCCCGAAGAAGGTGCTCCGCATCCTGCAACAGATTCTATTTTTAATGGCGCTAATGATGATGCCGCTGGAACAACAGCAGTAATTATGCTTGCGAAGTATTTTAAAAAACTAAACAACAACGAGCGTACTATTATTTTTACCACATTTACAGCTGAAGAATTAGGCGGTTATGGAGCTAAATATTTTTCTAAACAGCTTGCACCAGAAAAAGTGATTGCGATGTTCAATATTGAAATGATAGGAACAGAATCTAAATGGGGTAAAAACTCTGCTTACATTACAGGCTACGAAAAGTCGAATATGGGGCAGATTTTACAAACTAATTTAACAGGAACAAATTTTAAATTTTATGCAGACCCTTATCCGGACCAACAATTATTTTACCGCTCAGACAACGCTACTTTAGCCAGACTTGGAGTTCCTGCTCACACCATTTCTACTTCAAAAATGGATAATGAGCTTACGTATCACACAGCCGATGATGAATTTGAAACCTTAGATATTGATAACATGACCCAAATAATAAAATCAATTGCACTAAGTTCTTCTTCGATTATTAGTGGAAAAGATACACCAACAAGAGTAAATACTACTCAATTAAAATAA
- a CDS encoding SLATT domain-containing protein gives MENGQLKFLKDEINKRISRFDSSRLYYRKISFWAYLSVTILAAVSTIILGLKIDELKEIPRISALIITGLITIISAYNTFFDNKGMWVAYNTALNDLYRLKFEIEFLEQRGEIIDSVKIDLFKLEYQEIVGKLNKTWAITKMK, from the coding sequence ATGGAAAATGGACAATTAAAATTTTTAAAAGATGAAATTAATAAAAGAATTTCAAGATTCGATAGTAGTAGATTGTACTATAGGAAAATCTCTTTCTGGGCCTATTTAAGTGTTACTATTTTGGCTGCAGTTTCTACAATAATATTAGGTCTCAAAATAGATGAGTTAAAAGAAATTCCAAGAATAAGTGCTTTGATAATAACTGGATTAATTACTATAATAAGTGCTTATAATACTTTTTTTGATAATAAAGGAATGTGGGTGGCATATAATACTGCACTAAATGATCTATATAGGCTCAAGTTTGAAATAGAATTTCTCGAACAAAGGGGGGAAATAATAGATTCTGTTAAAATTGATTTGTTTAAGTTGGAATATCAAGAAATTGTAGGAAAGTTAAATAAAACTTGGGCAATTACAAAAATGAAATAA